A genomic region of Anopheles coustani chromosome 3, idAnoCousDA_361_x.2, whole genome shotgun sequence contains the following coding sequences:
- the LOC131260733 gene encoding long-chain fatty acid transport protein 4 — MLVELSLRQKFVTLAGITAAGMAASLAIGQRLIPQSILTGIVLYLITGDRPSTVYASILSLPRDLRTAVIFLKLNVSLYRHERSGATVVQIFERVVARHPNKVAFLMDDGQLTFAEVKQLADRIAAHFYARGFRKGDTIALLMETRLEYPCVWLGLSKIGVVTALINSNLRKETLRHSITVAHSKAIIVSSELAGAIAEINEQDGIKGLPVHLFRTENAGAEAGASSDPLPDAEDLRLSLDSGSSGSSVDLSSIPNDISPKDKLVYIYTSGTTGMPKAAVITNLRYTFMALGCYYMLSFRDDDIIYNSLPLYHSAGGMIGVGSVLLCGVTAALRKKFSASNFWTDCIRYKCTVAQYIGEICRFVLMTPPKPTDTQHTVRLMFGNGLRPQIWPQFVARFNIAQIGEFYGSTEGNSNLLNIDNTMGAVGFVPNFAKAIYPVTLIRCDEETGEIIRGSNGFCIKCKPGEPGVFVGKINPKKALNSFVGYADKAASEKKVLHDVFRKGDIFFNSGDILVQDLLGNYYFKDRTGDTFRWRGENVASSEVEGVITTIVGLKDCAVYGVDIPETEGKAGMAAIVDPEGKVDMEQLAAGIRASLPAYARPLFIRVLSEVPMTTTFKLKKRDLQVDGYDLGKIRDPIYFLQSNGTYRLFTTADHELIKSGKARL; from the exons ATGCTGGTCGAGTTGAGTCTGAGGCAGAAGTTCGTGACGCTGGCCGGAATCACGGCAGCCGGCATGGCGGCATCATTAGCGATCGGACAGAGATTGATACCGCAGTCGATACTGACCGGGATCGTCCTGTACCTCATCACCGGCGATCGCCCATCGACCGTGTACGCCAGCATCCTGTCGCTCCCGCGAGACTTACG GACGGCGGTGATATTCCTGAAGCTGAACGTGTCTCTCTACCGGCATGAGCGATCCGGCGCGACCGTGGTACAGATCTTCGAGCGCGTGGTCGCCCGCCACCCGAACAAGGTCGCCTTCCTGATGGACGACGGTCAGCTGACGTTCGCGGAGGTGAAGCAGCTGGCGGACCGCATCGCGGCCCACTTCTACGCCCGCGGCTTCCGGAAGGGTGACACGATAGCGCTGCTGATGGAAACGCGGCTGGAGTATCCGTGCGTGTGGCTCGGCCTGTCCAAAATCGGCGTCGTAACCGCGCTGATCAACTCGAACCTGCGCAAGGAAACGCTGCGTCACTCGATAACGGTGGCCCATTCGAAGGCCATCATCGTCAGCTCGGAGCTGGCCGGAG CGATCGCCGAAATAAACGAGCAGGACGGCATAAAAGGCTTGCCGGTACATCTATTCCGCACCGAGAATGCCGGTGCCGAGGCCGGCGCCAGCAGTGACCCATTGCCAG atGCGGAAGATTTAAGGCTCAGCCTGGATAGTGGCAGCAGTGGCTCAAGCGTAGATTTAAGCAGTATCCCGAATGATATATCACCGAAAGATAAATTGGTTTACATCTATACGTCCGGCACGACCGGCATGCCGAAGGCGGCCGTCATTACAAACCTAAG GTACACCTTCATGGCGTTGGGTTGCTACTACATGCTGAGCTTCCGAGATGACGATATCATTTATAATTCCCTCCCCCTGTACCACTCGGCTGGCGGCATGATCGGGGTGGGCAGTGTGCTCCTTTGCGGCGTGACGGCCGCCCTGCGCAAGAAGTTCTCCGCTTCCAACTTCTGGACGGACTGTATCCGGTACAAGTGCACG GTGGCACAATATATTGGAGAGATCTGTCGCTTCGTGCTGATGACCCCGCCGAAGCCGACCGACACGCAGCACACCGTCCGGCTGATGTTTGGCAACGGTCTACGGCCACAGATTTGGCCCCAGTTCGTCGCGCGCTTTAATATTGCCCAGATTGGCGAGTTCTACGGATCGACCGAGGGCAATTCAAACCTTT taAACATTGACAATACGATGGGTGCAGTGGGATTTGTTCCGAATTTCGCAAAGGCCATTTACCCTGTGACGCTCATTCG cTGTGATGAAGAAACTGGTGAAATCATCCGCGGTTCCAATGGCTTCTGCATCAAGTGTAAACCAGGCGAGCCCGGCGTGTTCGTTGGTAAAATAAACCCAAAGAAGGCACTCAACTCCTTCGTTGGATACGCGGACAAGGCGGCCTCGGAGAAGAAGGTGCTGCATGACGTGTTCCGGAAGGGCGATATCTTCTTCAACTCGGGCGACATCTTGGTGCAGGATCTGCTTGGGAACTATTACTTCAAGGACCGAACGGGTGACACGTTCCG ATGGCGCGGAGAGAACGTTGCCTCGTCGGAAGTGGAAGGAGTGATAACAACGATCGTCGGATTGAAGGATTGCGCTGTTTACGGAGTGGAT ATCCCCGAAACCGAGGGTAAAGCCGGAATGGCAGCCATCGTCGATCCGGAGGGTAAGGTGGACATGGAGCAGCTGGCGGCCGGAATCCGTGCCAGTCTGCCCGCTTACGCCCGACCTCTGTTCATCCGTGTGCTCTCGGAGGtgccgatgacgacgacgttcAAGCTGAAGAAACGTGACCTGCAGGTGGATGGGTACGACCTGGGCAAGATCCGCGACCCGATCTACTTCCTGCAGAGCAACGGCACCTACCGGTTGTTCACGACGGCGGACCACGAGCTGATAAAGAGTGGCAAGGCGAGGCTATAA
- the LOC131272859 gene encoding uncharacterized protein LOC131272859, whose protein sequence is MNLFRTLLAGLAGGPMKMVLIVRSDLGLRKGKIASQCAHAAVLCSMRAIGGSGKAKLDAWLMQGQPKIVLRVDSLEEVHLLTERATDAGVIAEVVRDAGRTQVASGTETVLGIGPDRSVVIDSLVGHLRLL, encoded by the coding sequence ATGAATCTGTTCCGCACGCTGCTTGCCGGCCTTGCCGGTGGTCCTATGAAAATGGTCCTCATAGTACGGTCAGATTTAGGTTTAAGGAAGGGAAAGATTGCATCACAATGCGCCCATGCTGCCGTTCTGTGCAGTATGCGGGCGATCGGCGGTTCCGGTAAAGCTAAACTAGACGCCTGGTTGATGCAGGGCCAGCCAAAAATAGTACTCAGGGTAGACAGTTTGGAAGAGGTGCATTTGCTAACGGAGCGCGCGACCGATGCGGGTGTTATTGCCGAGGTCGTGCGGGATGCCGGTCGTACACAAGTGGCGAGTGGGACCGAAACCGTACTCGGAATAGGGCCCGATCGTAGCGTCGTGATTGATTCCTTAGTTGGCCATCTGAGACTGTTGTAG
- the LOC131272860 gene encoding cytochrome c oxidase assembly factor 4 homolog, mitochondrial: MSDVVDPVEQMLKSTGCLDLHHKVQECIAETGDWRLCQEVVKEFKHCMQDYTEKQRAKYSGK, from the exons ATGTCCGATGTAGTGGATCCAGTTgaacaaatgttaaaaagtACCGGCTGCCTCGACCTTCACCATAAAGTACAG GAGTGCATAGCAGAGACCGGCGACTGGCGGCTGTGTCAGGAGGTAGTAAAAGAATTCAAGCACTGCATGCAAGATTACACGGAGAAGCAACGGGCCAAGTACAGTGGGAAATGA
- the LOC131261427 gene encoding probable ATP-dependent RNA helicase DHX35 translates to MTTSSRLPKFLKPDDESFASERDAAPTDDHVTSFVFNAHQSLNLAAQRERLPIRQYRDQILHCLENHQTLVLVGETGSGKSTQVPQYLYEFGWHTKGLIGITEPRRISAITLADRVATERGELFGETVGVSIRFISKCDPERTKIKYMTEGILLREMLADPLLTQYGVIMLDEAHERSTLTDTALGLLKKIARKRPNLRIIISSATVDAEMFRDFFNLKSKGGKDTSVILTVEGRMYAQEIFYLQEPCADYVKETVATVMKIHRTEPRGDVLAFLTGQEEVLRAVDLLREHLEMGGKDDMQILPMYGTLANSDQLKVFFTAPKGVRKVVLATNIAETSVTIPGIVYVIDCGFVKLKWYSADSTTDSLVVVPVSKAAAEQRAGRAGRIRSGKVYRLYTEEGWEKLPDHTPPEMRRSDLCSTVLFLKALGIDNILRFTFPSPPPAKNLLACLETLYALEALDEDGSLTSPIGYFLAEMAIPPMMAKMLYKAGEMGCSEEIVIIIAMMQVQSVFSKPAGGQAAIRGRIAKRNFEVAEGDLITLLNVYCAFVEAGRTKEFCGRNFLIYRNLKRAHEIKTQLTGSLERELNVPLLSCHGNVETICRCIVAGFFPYAAYLHHSGVYRTVRGNTELSIHPLSALYTEQQPQWVIFCELIHTTKLFMKDITVIQQHWLTEIAPHYYHKVTVHDRF, encoded by the exons ATGACCACTTCTAGCCGACTACCAAAGTTCCTCAAACCGG ATGACGAATCGTTTGCGTCGGAACGGGACGCCGCACCAACGGATGACCACGTAACGTCGTTCGTCTTCAACGCTCATCAATCGCTGAACTTAGCCGCGCAGCGTGAACGCCTCCCGATACGCCAGTACCGCGATCAGATCCTGCACTGTCTCGAGAACCACCAGACGCTCGTACTGGTCGGCGAAACCGGATCCGGCAAAAGCACCCAAGTACCGCAG TATCTGTACGAGTTCGGATGGCATACGAAAGGCCTGATCGGCATTACCGAGCCGCGCCGCATATCGGCCATTACGCTGGCCGATCGCGTCGCTACGGAGCGGGGCGAACTGTTCGGCGAAACGGTGGGCGTCTCGATCCGCTTCATCTCCAAGTGTGACCCCGAGCGGACGAAAATCAAATACATGACCGAGGGCATCCTGTTGCGCGAGATGCTGGCCGACCCGCTGCTCACGCAGTACGGTGTGATCATGCTGGACGAGGCGCACGAGCGCAGCACACTTACCGACACGGCGCTCGGCCTACTGAAGAAGATCGCCCGTAAGCGACCGAACCTGCGGATCATCATCTCGTCGGCGACGGTCGATGCGGAGATGTTTCGTGACTTTTTCAACCTGAAATCGAAGGGCGGCAAGGACACGTCCGTCATTCTCACCGTCGAGGGGCGCATGTATGCGCAGGAGATCTTCTACCTTCAGGAACCGTGTGCGGATTATGTGAAGGAAACGGTCGCGACGGTCATGAAAATTCATCGCACCGAACCACGGGGTGATGTGCTGGCGTTTCTGACCGGCCAGGAGGAGGTGCTGAGAGCGGTCGATCTGTTGCGGGAACACCTGGAGATGGGCGGCAAGGATGACATGCAGATTCTGCCCATGTACGGCACGCTGGCGAACTCGGACCAGCTGAAGGTGTTCTTCACGGCGCCGAAGGGCGTGCGGAAGGTGGTGCTGGCAACGAACATTGCGGAGACGTCCGTAACCATCCCGGGGATTGTGTACG TGATCGATTGTGGGTTCGTGAAACTTAAATGGTACTCGGCCGACAGCACGACCGATAGTCTGGTAGTGGTTCCGGTGAGCAAGGCCGCCGCGGAACAACGTGCCGGAAGGGCGGGACGCATCCGCAGCGGTAAAGTGTACCGGCTCTACACGGAAGAGGGGTGGGAAAAGTTACCCGATCACACGCCACCCGAGATGCGTCGATCGGATCTCTGCAGTACGGTGCTGTTCCTGAAAGCGCTCGGTATCGATAATATCCTGCGGTTTACCTTTCCCTCACCCCCGCCGGCAAAAAACTTACTCGCCTGCCTAGAGACACTGTACGCCCTCGAGGCGCTCGATGAGGACGGCTCACTGACATCACCGATCGGGTACTTTCTCGCCGAAATGGCCATCCCTCCGATGATGGCGAAAATGCTGTACAAGGCGGGTGAGATGGGCTGCTCGGAGGAGATCGTGATCATCATTGCGATGATGCAGGTGCAGTCGGTTTTCTCGAAACCGGCCGGTGGACAGGCGGCGATTAGGGGGCGCATTGCCAAGCGCAACTTTGAAGTGGCCGAGGGTGACCTGATCACGCTGTTGAATGTGTACTGTGCCTTTGTGGAGGCAGGCCGCACGAAGGAGTTCTGCGGACGTAACTTTCTCATCTACCGCAACCTGAAGCGAGCGCATGAGATCAAAACGCAGCTAACGGGCTCGCTCGAGAGGGAGCTGAATGTTCCGCTACTATCGTGCCATGGGAATGTCGAGACAATCTGTCGGTGTATCGTGGCCGGGTTTTTCCCGTACGCTGCGTACCTTCATCATTCCGGCGTGTATCGGACGGTGCGAGGTAACACCGAGTTAAGCATCCATCCGTTGTCCGCCCTGTACACCGAGCAGCAGCCCCAATGGGTCATCTTCTGTGAGTTGATTCATACGACCAAGCTGTTCATGAAGGATATCACCGTGATCCAACAACATTGGTTGACGGAGATTGCGCCCCATTACTACCACAAAGTGACTGTACACGACAGATTTTGA
- the LOC131261429 gene encoding ceramide phosphoethanolamine synthase, whose protein sequence is MVGPSSQVSKILLALLFALIVFFLWMDVNLYIRIQDYPIRDTDPFLVAANSTLLLAKPALGGSHPSTVTSPLLTPSSSMPHQLNRHIVRYEDVAWVSCDLNPLCDVTVKAMMLDHTNHYLFAPIATIVDNVAGFSKGDLVTPNMISFFHVFVAIAAGRMVASDSLGYRRIGVVLFQFRTFLDDLDGHVARAKKNIRGERSDIGSAGYYIDGICDGLGCIALMVGAFVYLKNNPPRRGYTQLQSIIPVSESKSNGESGVIYKVKVTTKKVARKVLCYTGMLMLSSTGWNRYIAIYQDMLERENVTPTQYLHQESVFRSTGFFCIAWLWRIFNVHALLHFLLLSIFCDKLWEYLRMVQYAGYVALLIVISVAEMHLLGVQNFIYKSLTVNNTSL, encoded by the coding sequence ATGGTGGGGCCAAGCTCGCAGGTGAGCAAAATTCTGCTCGCCCTGCTGTTCGCGCTGATCGTGTTCTTCCTGTGGATGGACGTGAACCTGTACATCCGCATCCAGGATTATCCGATCCGCGATACCGATCCCTTCCTGGTTGCGGCCAACAGTACCCTCCTGCTGGCCAAGCCGGCCCTCGGCGGTAGCCATCCAAGTACGGTCACATCGCCCCTGCTCACACCGTCCTCTTCGATGCCACATCAGCTGAACCGGCACATCGTGCGGTACGAGGACGTTGCGTGGGTCAGCTGTGACCTCAACCCGCTCTGTGACGTCACGGTGAAGGCCATGATGTTGGACCACACGAACCACTATCTGTTCGCCCCGATCGCCACGATCGTCGACAATGTGGCCGGCTTCTCCAAGGGTGACCTAGTGACACCGAACATGATATCGTTTTTCCACGTATTCGTGGCGATCGCTGCCGGCCGAATGGTGGCATCCGACTCGCTCGGGTACCGTCGGATCGGTGTGGTGCTGTTCCAGTTCCGCACGTTCCTGGACGATCTCGATGGGCATGTGGCgcgggcgaagaaaaacatccgtGGCGAACGGTCCGACATTGGGTCGGCCGGATACTACATCGATGGCATCTGCGATGGGCTCGGGTGCATCGCACTGATGGTGGGCGCGTTCGTCTACCTCAAAAACAACCCACCCCGGCGGGGCTACACCCAGCTGCAGTCGATCATTCCGGTTTCGGAGTCGAAGAGCAACGGCGAGTCGGGTGTCATCTACAAGGTAAAGGTGACGACGAAGAAGGTGGCCCGGAAGGTGCTCTGCTATACCGGCATGCTGATGCTTAGCTCTACCGGCTGGAACCGGTACATCGCCATCTACCAGGATATGCTCGAGCGCGAGAACGTCACGCCGACGCAGTACCTGCACCAGGAGTCGGTGTTCCGCTCGACCGGATTCTTCTGCATCGCCTGGCTCTGGCGCATCTTTAACGTGCACGCGCTGCTCCACTTCCTGCTGCTCAGCATCTTCTGTGATAAACTGTGGGAGTACCTGCGGATGGTCCAGTACGCCGGCTACGTCGCGCTACTGATCGTCATCAGTGTCGCCGAGATGCATCTGCTCGGTGTGCAGAACTTCATCTACAAGTCGCTAACGGTTAACAATACGTCGTTGTGA
- the LOC131261430 gene encoding cytosolic Fe-S cluster assembly factor NUBP2 homolog, whose product MLDHVKHIILVLSGKGGVGKSTVSTQLALTLAEDGHKVGLLDIDLCGPSVPYLLGLEDQDVHQCDEGWVPVYASAEKKLAVMSIGFLLKNRSDAVIWRGPKKTAMIRQFLEDVSWGELDYLIVDTPPGTSDEHITVMECLKGVVNADGAIIVTTPQEMALEDVRKEVTFCKKTGIPILGIVENMSGFVCPNCSECTNIFSSGGGQSLAELASVPHLGTLPIDPRVGELAGTGKACVRELPDCTTSEVLRKIVGTLTTVGGE is encoded by the exons ATGTTGGATCATGTGAAACACATTATTTTGGTGCTGTCCGGAAAGGGTGGTGTCGGCAAATCAACCGTTAGTACACAGCTTGCGCTAACATTGGCAGAAGACGGGCACAAG GTTGGTTTACTTGATATCGATCTTTGTGGGCCATCCGTTCCGTACCTGTTAGGACTTGAGGATCAGGATGTACACCAGTGCGACGAAGGTTGGGTACCGGTGTACGCTAGCGCGGAGAAGAAACTGGCCGTCATGTCTATTGGTTTTCTGCTCAAGAATCGTTCCGACGCTGTCATTTGGCGAGGACCAAAGAAGACCGCAATGATCCGACAGTTCCTGGAGGATGTCAGCTGGGGAGAGCTGGACTATCTCATCGTCGACACACCGCCCGGGACTTCCGACGAGCACATCACGGTGATGGAATGCCTCAAGGGGGTAGTTAATGCGGACGGAGCGATCATTGTCACCACCCCGcaggaaatggcccttgaggACGTGCGCAAAGAGGTAACCTTCTGCAAAAAGACGGGCATCCCCATCCTAGGTATTGTGGAAAACATGAGTGGGTTCGTATGTCCGAACTGTTCCGAGTGtacgaacattttctcttccgGCGGAGGCCAATCACTGGCGGAGTTGGCTTCGGTGCCGCATCTCGGGACACTTCCGATCGACCCACGCGTGGGTGAGTTAGCGGGCACGGGAAAGGCGTGCGTACGGGAGCTTCCGGACTGTACCACAAGCGAGGTGCTACGAAAGATCGTCGGGACACTGACGACAGTAGGAGGGGAGTAA